The genomic segment TATTACCCATCACTATGTTTCAAAAGATGTTTATCATTATtacctgtgtttttttcttgaagCAATTCCTACTTTATCCTTGTACTATGTTTTGGGTTGCTGAACTCCTTCTGGATCAAAAGTTTCATAATATTATCATTAAGAAGGAGCCATTAGACATAGTcattcatccaataaatatttactggggATCTTTTCTGAACTAGGGGAATACAGTGGTGGATTAATCATACGGTGCTACCTTCTCTTGTTACTGACATAGAGATTCCAAAAACTCTCCTTTGAAAGGGCATTTGGGAGGGAATATTGGGATGGAGCTAGATGGAAGGAAGATGGGGAGAGgatgggaagagagacagaaaaccatACTGTTGTAGTGTTGTGAAATTCGGCTATGAAAAGGCTTGTGATAAGATCATTCATGGAAGTAGCAAGAGCAAGAAAAGATTCATTTCAACATGAGAAGAGCCTGTAAACTCAATTAAGAAGTATTTCAAACACCTATCATGGCCCGGCACAGGGCTTACATTCCACAAGAGCATGTGTCCCTTATGTTCACTCAACAAAGGTGCAATGAGATCCTTTACACTTGGTCGGACACCATGGAGGGTACAATTGTCTGTAAAATAACCTTGGCCCATATATGAGCACAACTACTGTGTTCAAAGGCAAAAGCGAGGGGGAAATCAAGTGAGAAGAGTTGATCAAAAGGACCAGTTCCAGGGAGGTACTGGTACAATGGCTTATGTGCCCCGTTGGGAAGATTTGTTTGGGACCAGTGAGGGGAGACAGCTCTTCTTTTCCTAGGAGGTTATGCCCAGTTGGTAcaaattttttataaagtaattggggaaaatatatcaaaagccttaaaaatcggggcgcctgggtggctcagtgggttaagccgctgccttcggctcaggttgtggtctcagggtccggggatcgagtccggtatcaggatctctgctcagcaggggcctgcttcctcctctctctctgcctgcctctctgtctacttgtgatctctctctgtcaaataaataaataattttttttttttaaaagacttaaaaatgtccATAACCATTGACTCAGTAATTCTACTTCAAGAAATCTTCTAGAGAAAATCATCAGTAGAGGTTCAAAGATGAGaagccgggacgcctgggtggctcagttggttaagcagctgccttcggctcaggtcatgagccccgcgtcctgggatcgagtcccacatcgggctccttgctccgcagggagcctgcttctccctctgactctgcctgccactctgtctgcctgtgcttgctctcgctcgctctctctgacaaataagtaaataaaatctttaaaaaaaaaaaagaaaaaaagaaaaagatgagaagcCTATAGTGGTGATTCTAGAATACGGACTTTAAGTTCAAATGCTGGCCACTCCACTTTACCAATAAAATAACCTTGAGCAAATTCCTTAACTTCATGTTCCAcactttaaaataggaaaagaataaaattttttaaataaaataaaataggaaaaggagggtatgtgctatggtgagtgctgtgaagtatataaacctggtaattcacagacctgtacccctgtggctaataatacattatatgttaataaaaaaataaaatttttttaaattaaaaaaataggaaaataatgttTGTCTATAAGATTATTATGAGgcttaaatgaattaatatgtaaAACACTTGACACTCGGTAAgcacaaaaaatgttaaagacttattaaagcaaatgaaaatggaaatatcaaaagTCCCTAACAACAGCATGTGGCTTCTAAAAGCAGTATGTAGCCATACAAAGAGTGGCAGAAACTGCCTGCTGGCCCTCAATACCTGCCTTCTCTTTCtaaggaaggagaaatgaaagaaatggaaacactggTTTTAAGTGGACAGACGGTCACCTGGAATAAACacatttcccttccttctttgaAGGAAGGAGTCATGTGAGAGCCACATGACCGGTCTGGCCAATGGGATGTGAGCACAAGTGAGAGGCATACTTTCTGGATTGCATCATTAAAGCTTAGGGCTACATCTTGcctatattctttcctttctttctcattttcacatAAAGGTGGTGGTGAGACATCTTGGATCCTACAGATGGGGGCCACCTCTGGGGATGGCAAAACACTCCAATAAAGGAACCTGAGCTTCTGGGCACAGAGACAGGAATTCCCATCTTATTTAAACCATTCTTATTTTGTGTCTCTTTCACAACAGTCAAACCTGTTTCCTATTTGCACACAGAAATATTATGCAACATTTTAAATGATGCATTAAGAAGCAGTTTGAATGTCACAAAAGTATTTTTATGATACAGTAGGTAGAAAAAACTGGATActaaattgtatatataatacgATCTcagccattctttaaaaaaattcaaggttGGCGGATGCGGGGAGAAAGCAGCTGTGGAGAGAACGTGTCTCGACCGAGTGCTTGGATTCAGCTTCTTCATTTCCAACATGGAAGAAACTTACATCGATTCCCTGGACCCTGAAAAGCTATTACAATGCCCCTATGATAAAAACCACCAGATCAGGGCCTGCAGGTTTCCTTATCATCTTATCAAGTGCAGAAAGAATCATCCTGATGTCGCAAACAAATTGGCTACTTGTCCCTTCAATGCTCGTCACCAGGTTCCTCGGGCCGAAATCAGTCATCATATCTCAAGCTGTGATGATAAAAGTTGTATTGAGCAGGATGTTGTCAACCAAACCAGGAACCTTGGACAAGAGACTCTGGCTGAGAGCACATGGCAGTGCCCTCTTTGCGATGAAGATTGGGATAAAGATCTGTGGGAACAGACCAGCACCCCATTTGTCTGGGCACAGCCAACTACTGTGGCAACAACAGCCCTGCAAGCAACATAGTTGTGGAACATAAGAGTAACCTGGCTTCAGGCATGCGTGTTCCTAAGTCTCTGCCATATGTTCTGCCATGGAAAAACAATGGAAATGCACAGTAAATGAATATCTCATCAAATGCCAGACCCTAGAAGACTCTTGCTTCTTCCTGCCACCAATGGGTTCTTCATGGTTTTTCCTCCTAATCTAATTATAGAAAGATAAACTGTCTgtgactttcaaaaaaaaaaaaaattcagggttAAAAACACTGGAACAAACTATGCCAAAAGAGAATTAAGCTTGAATATTTTCCTTCTACTTGTCTAtacttttccaaattttctgcgGCATACATCCAAATGTTGGTAATCAAGAAAAGATAAAGATTCTAGCCCCCTGTATTTCTGACAAAGCTGCCCCAACTACCAGAAATACTTctttctcggggtgcctgggtggctcagtgggttaagcctctgccttcggctcaggtcataatctcggggtcctgggatcaagtcccacatcgggctctctgctcagcagagagcctgctttcccctctttctctgcctgcctctctgcctacttgtgatttctctctctgtgtcaaataaataaattctttaaaaaaaacaaaaacaaacaaacaaaaaagaaatacccCTTTCTCTTCCGTGCTCGTGGGCCATTTCATTCCTGTCCCAGTGATATCGTCAGCAAGCACCATGTCTTATGTAACTTTGTGTTGCATAGAATTTCACCTCCAGCAGACAAGAATTTGATGGATAAATCACAATTAGAAAGGCTGagatgtttataaataaaactgacttAAAGCAATATCttggttgggacgcctgggtggctcggtcagttaagcacctgacttgatttctcctcaggtcatgatctcagggtcgtgagatggagccccttgtggggctctgcactgaccttggagcctccttaagattttctctctccctctgcccttcccctctgctctcgTGCTCAGTCTCTCACTGtatctccaagaaaaaaaaaaaaggcaataatttggctgctttatttttacattacCTATGTTACAAGCAAATTAGTCACAGGTtggctggggatgcctgggtggctcagtctgttaagcctttgactcttgatttcagtccaggtcatgacctcagggttctggtaTAGAgtatggagccccgcatagggctctgtgctcagtaaggagtctgcttgaggtctctctctcacactcctcttgctctccctctgcccttcccccaacttactttctttctcaaataaacaaatctttttaaaaaaaaaaacacaagaaaaaaaattagtcacaATCCTTTGTATTTAGGGTATCTTCCAATATTAAACTTAAGAAGAACACAAAATTTATTGTagctgcattttaatttttacacatttttcttttaaatatttacaaccACCCTATTAAGCATGTGTTACTATCCCCATTTACAGAtttaaaactgaggctcaaagaggttattTGCCCCAGATCACACAACAAGCAAGGGATGGGGTTGAGACTGTAACATAGATCTTTCTGGCTTTAGCATATTGTCCTACATAACATCTTTTTCTAAGCActttatttatatacatgcatGCTTTTAACCTTTTAACCTCATAATCGCAGTGCTAGTAGTAGATAATACCCATGCAGTACATAGTAAGTTTTAAATAATGTCCTGAATAATATtcgtatatttatatacacacacatatatactcttttaatcctcacaataacctccagaagtatttttattatactaataatttatttccttttttattagcTGGTTCGTAACTGCAAAAGGAAAACATGCCCCactctaatcatgagaaaaacatcagataaaTCCCAATTAGGAGATATTATACTGACTAGGAGCCAGTCCTGACTAGTACTTataaaactgtcaaggtcatcagcAACacagaaagtctgagaaactacCACAGCCAAGAGGAACCCAAGGGGACAGGACAACTAAATGTATTGTAAGATATTGGATGGGAtcttggaacagaaaaatgacattaggtaaaaactaagcaAATTCAAATAAAGTATGTAAACAGTGTATCAGTATTTGTTCATTGGGATAAATTGTgaaaaatgtaccatactaataatataaaatgctaaaaataaggGAAACTGGATGGAGATAGATGGAAACAGTCTGTactgtatttgtaatttttctgtaaatctaaaatctcctaaatttaaaagtttttctatATACTTTCTGTATGTACgtatttattgatttacttatttagttacAATTCCAGTATGGTTAACAGAGTATTagactagtttcaggtgtaccatatagGGATTCAACACTTCTGGACATTGCTCAGTGCCCATCATGATAAGTGTAATCTTCatccccttcacctctttcacccagccccccacctcccaccacctcccctctggtaaccatctgtttgtttctatatagagtctggtttttgtttgtttcttttctcccatttggttggttgttttgtttcttaagtttcacctatgagtaaaatcatatggtagttgtctttctgtgacctatttcacttaccataataccctctaagtccatccgggttgctgcaaatggcaagatttctcattttttatggctgagtaatattccattgtatatacatgtaccacatcttctttatccactcgtctattgatggacacttgggctgcttccataatctgactattgtaaataatgctgcaataaacacggGGATGCATGTATCCTTATAAACtagtgttctcattttctctgggtaaacacccagtagtgccattgctagatcatacggtaattctatttttaactttttgaggaccctccatattgttttccacagtggctgaaccagtttgcattctcaccaacaatgcatgagagtgatttttctccacgtcctccccaacacttgttgtttcttgtgtttttgattttagtcattctgacagctgtgaggtgacacctcactgtggttttgatttgcatttccctgatgatgggtgatgttgagcatctttccatgtgtctgttggcaatctggatggcttctctggagaaatgtctgttcctgcctctgcccatttttagttggactatttggttttttggtgttgagttaagTCCTCACAGAacttggatactaaccctttattggatatgtcatttgcaaatatcttctcccattcagcaggttctctttagttttgttgattgtttcctttgctgtgcagaagctttttatttcaatgtagtcccaacagtttagtTTTGCTCTTATTTCCCTTACCTAAGGaaacacatctagaaaaatgttgctacaacCAATGTCAGAataattactgcctgtgctctcttctaggatttttatggtttcaggtctcacttttaggtccttaatccattttgagtttgtttttgcatatggtataagaaagcggtccatttttcccaacaccatttgttgaagagactgtcttttttgcattgcatattcttgcctcctttgtcaaagattaattgaccatataattgtgggtttatttctgggctttctattctgttccatcgatctatgtgtctataaaaagtttatttttttaaaaaaaggaatacatgcatttgaaaaaaaaatgtcaaacagaaccagaatatataaaatgcaaCAGTAAATCTGCCTCTTATTTTAGACTCTATTCTCTTGGTTCATTCCCCTTCCCAGAAGCAAGCATGGCTGCCAACTTCTTGTGTCTCCCTCTCTACAAGCACATATTGGTTTTGATATATTTTTGATAGAAAGATCTATATTTACGACTTAAGAATCTAACTCACTAGGTTCAAGTTAGGTAAGGTATTAGGTTTCTATGATTGCTggaacaaattgccacaaacttggtggctttaaacaacaaaatgtattcTCCCACAGTTCCAGAGGCAAGAGATCTGAAATCAGTATTGCTGGGTGAAAATCAATGTGTCATCAGGGCCATGCTCCTTCTTAGGCTCAAGAGCAGATGCTGttttttgcctcttccagcttctggtagctGCCAGCATTATTTGGATTGTAGCTACATCCCTCCAATCCCTGTCTTCATGGTTAcattgctttctcttcttcctttgtatATGTTACAACTCCCTCTGTTTCCTTCCAAAAAGGAGTGTGCTCTAATTATGTAGGGTTCACTGGATAATccgggattctctctccttcttcaagATCCCTAACTCAACCACACCTGGGAAGAAAATCTTTCAGAATAAGAAACTgtcacaggttccaggaattaggacCAATTATCTTTGGGGTCTTTTATTCAGCCCATTACAGTAAGTTatggattttttaatattaaagccTTCATTCACAAATTAATGACAACAAGAATCCAACTATCTTCCAGCTCTTATTCAGGTTAACAGAACTAAGAAAGGCTAATCTTCTGATGAATCTCTAACATCCCTATCACTTACCCTCTGAAGGATTTAACTATATTCCCCTGAAGCTTGTCTTAAAAGATGTAGGATGATCTCTGGTAATATGCAGCAGGTAATTTAAATTCAGTGCCTGGAGACACTGTTTTCAActtcctttcccacctcccctcttgcAAGGGTAACTTAACTCCCAGGGCTACCGGCCCCTTCCGGCCTGTTGCATCAGTTTCCAGCTGTGGTTGTTGCAGCCTCGTTGTTACAGCAACCTGATGAAAGATCTGCAGCATCTGATGCAAGTCTCGGCTCCCTCGGTGTCCTCTCGCCGACTAGCCAGCTCTGTCCCCCTGTGAGAACTCTGCTGCCTGACTGGGGAACGTGTGCCAGTCCCCAGAGCTCCAGATTCTGGCTTTGAAAGCAAGCTTAGGTCTTTACATGGGAAGCAGAAGAACTCTGGAGAACTCTGCACACAGGTGGGTTCACTAGGACTGTGAGGAAGGTAGGAAGGTGATGTACACACCaggaacaggaaagaaaacaaaaaccccagccTCAGTAGACCGGCCCTGCTTTCCTGATTCACTGGCTCCAACCCAAAAGGTCAGATGTTCCACAGACAGCGTGGAATGTCTCACCTATGAAACACCCAGTAGAGAGACTtagtacttttgtttttctcgTATGGCTAAGTATTGaaaatgatggttaattttgAGCCTACTAGGAAAGTTTAATTCAAACTTAACACTTTCCTACATTATCGGCTCTAAGGCATCCCTACCAGTATTAATTAAAACAAGCGCAGGCAAGGAAGCAGTCACATTTCAATACGGAACAGCAGACCCCAAGACTTTCATTTACCACCAGTGACTACTGCTCAGGGTAAGGATTAAAAGTACATGTAAAGCATAATTCCAATTCCTCGCAGCCCACCTGCTAACTCCTTTCTGTAACCAGCATCATCGTcacccatgtattttttttcacctATGTATTTTGAGCCAAGCATGAAAGAGTCAAGAATGCCAATAACTTTGTTATTTGCAGTGCTGACAAAGGAATTAACCACCACGTCTGACCGGGCTCCCGACACAGCTTGCCCACCCTCCCAGAGGTCATGTATCCAGGGTACTTCGCAAAGTGCCTGGCAAGTGGCGAAGGCGAGATAAATAGCAGCTACCACTATTATTAGCACAACCGTGGGGCCCGCAGGGAAACTCCATCCAGTATTaggcaaagggaggaggaaacaTAAGGAGAAAGGCACAGTCAGAGGTGGAGGGGCGGGGAAAACcaggagagagagaccaagaatcGGACAGACAAGTTTTACAAGTTTTTACAAGTTTTTTCCTCAGCATAACTTCTACCCTAGAGGCACGGtccaaaatcactttttttttttttaatctgattattAAACGCTGCCAATTGAGCTAAAAtggtatgttttaaatttttgccagaaaacattttttcaagaTTGGAAATTCAGTTAGctatatttagtttctttttttattttttccattctttcttctttttttttttttttttaacaaaaacaaaagactcaGGTGATCATGCTTTCCACCTACTCAGTCCCGAGATTAACTCCTGGTGTGTGGTAGTTTCACAGACCATTTGCTTATTTCTGGAATACCTGGAAAATTGCCTGGTTGGATGAAGCTCCCATCTGCTGACCCAGGCAACCGAGACCTCCCCTGATCAACATAGCGAAGCAAGTGATGTTGGCCTCATCCCCACACCGCCCCTTCGATGTGGAGGAGTAAAATCCGCAGCTGAGGGTCCTCACCAGTCTCTCAAGGGGGAGAGGGACACGAGTGTCACTGCTCCATATATTTGCACACTTATTTGTGCCCTGTATTAGTGCTTGGAGGTTTTGAAGAGCTTGTCAGCAAGACAAGTTCAATTACAATAGACAAGTACAATTACAAAGACAAGTACAATAATATTATGACATAATATAAATTAGACTAAGAAATCAgcagcaaagacaaaaataaacaaaaatagaaaattgagaCCGAGGAAAGCCCGAGACAACTCACAGAAAGCCTAGGATTGTGCTTCCATTTTAACTAGAGAGAAGTTCTCAGGCAGCCAGAGCAGCAACCTAGGAGGCACAGTCCATGAGGCCAACCGCAGGCTGGAAAGAAGGGAATGGAAGGAGCCCCTGGAATCACAAGGTAGACTAAGAGCATACAGAAACGTGAAGCCAAAGATCCTGCAAGTCTGGACTGGGGGTAGCCAGTGAGCCAGAAATATCCAACTTGATTTCCATTCCTGCAACCTAACCCCACCCTGTCCCCTTTCAGTATGGCCAGATGACTAGTTTCCAAAGACCCTATGTGTAGAGACCGTCCAAGACGCTGGTTAAGGGTGCTTCCCTGCTTTTAAGATCAGATGAGTAAGTGGTAAACATAAGCATCTTCTGGATAACTGTGGCAAAGCCAGAATTTACTCAAGAGACTGGGTCTACTCTAGCACGGCAACAAAGAAATGCTAAGGTTGTAACATTCTATGCAGAGGCTCATGGCTCTGATGCTCTTGGCATGGACCCTGCCTAAAGCAGGAGTTACCGATCATTTAGcaaggtcaaaaagaaaaaaaaaattctcaaatactCTCATGAGCAAAAGCTTCGCAGTGAACCTGGCCGGATAAAGTAGCTGCACAAGGTGTCCCTAGGGAAACTACGTGAATTAGCCCGCAGCAGCAGTTACCAGATACAGAGCGATAAATTTTGGAGGACATCTGccaaaagaataattttcattttagaatgg from the Mustela nigripes isolate SB6536 chromosome 12, MUSNIG.SB6536, whole genome shotgun sequence genome contains:
- the LOC132027752 gene encoding LOW QUALITY PROTEIN: gametocyte-specific factor 1-like (The sequence of the model RefSeq protein was modified relative to this genomic sequence to represent the inferred CDS: inserted 1 base in 1 codon): MEETYIDSLDPEKLLQCPYDKNHQIRACRFPYHLIKCRKNHPDVANKLATCPFNARHQVPRAEISHHISSCDDKSCIEQDVVNQTRNLGQETLAESTWQCPLCDEDWDKDLWEQTSTPFVWXTANYCGNNSPASNIVVEHKSNLASGMRVPKSLPYVLPWKNNGNAQ